The following are encoded in a window of bacterium genomic DNA:
- a CDS encoding TlpA disulfide reductase family protein → MKRHGLSLILSFAAVILLVPAAFVAPCHAVTVGKGDRAPLFTSTTLQGEKFELKDHLGEKVVLLNFWSVFCRDCISRIEALNKINDLYQKREFELIGIAGDPPTDRMLSQVKKYAAKMHYQVILDPELEIFDSYGVEIIPFAVLVDRDGTVVMAIQSLEPEPIKAISDAIDRLTKE, encoded by the coding sequence ATGAAAAGGCACGGTTTATCGTTGATACTGTCGTTCGCTGCGGTTATCCTCCTCGTCCCTGCGGCTTTCGTGGCGCCGTGTCATGCCGTCACCGTGGGAAAGGGTGACCGGGCTCCCCTGTTCACGTCAACGACTCTGCAGGGGGAGAAGTTCGAACTCAAGGACCACCTGGGCGAAAAAGTGGTCCTGCTCAACTTCTGGTCCGTTTTCTGCCGGGACTGCATCAGCCGGATCGAGGCGTTAAACAAAATCAACGACCTTTACCAGAAGCGGGAATTCGAGCTTATCGGGATCGCAGGCGATCCGCCAACCGACCGGATGCTCTCCCAGGTCAAAAAGTACGCGGCCAAGATGCATTACCAGGTCATCCTTGATCCGGAGCTGGAGATCTTCGACAGCTACGGCGTGGAGATCATCCCTTTCGCCGTCCTTGTAGACCGCGACGGCACGGTGGTCATGGCTATCCAGAGTCTGGAGCCGGAGCCGATCAAGGCGATCTCGGATGCCATCGACAGGTTGACAAAGGAGTAA